The following DNA comes from Ascaphus truei isolate aAscTru1 chromosome 1, aAscTru1.hap1, whole genome shotgun sequence.
TTTATTTCCCCAAACCCAAAACAAAGTATTGTAGGcaaactgtccctttaaatcgTCTCCacattagggaaactaactaaacaTAACAGCCTAACTATTTGATTGGCTAGGCTAGTTCCAGTCTCAACAATCCATAGTGAATGTCAAAATATAATGTCCTTAACTGTTGTGCTGGTAATCaatcccaggagtctcaaggaaATACCCTCTGGAACTGTGACACCTTAAGAAAAGACAGCTCTGCTCCCTGAGCAGGGTGTGGAGGTTCCGTTtttgggttggggtcccagcagaCCTGGGGAACCTATAAGGATCTCTCAATATGGCCAACGAGGCAGGACATCTGCTTCTACCAACATGGATGCCAAGGGAGGAAGACGGCCTCATTCTGCATGGACTAGGATCTCCCAACTTGGCCGCCAGGGCAGGATGTCTGCCTCTACTAACATGGCCACAGAGGCAGGAAGTTAGCCTCATTCTATTCTTATTGCCTGATCCTGACAGCTCCCTTTATAAGGCTTCATTCCTCTCTTCCTTGCCTGTGAAATGTTCAGCTTACCTTGTTCCCTGCTGGAAGCCGTGTCCTGCCTGTCTTGCCTATTGTTGATGACCTCGGAAATGTGACTGCTATTACTCTGCCTTCAACAGCCCTAAACCCGGAACAATGACCAcatttatcctgccttctcctgccctgaccttacTACTCTACTCTGCCTAGCGGGTCTGTCTCTGGATAGTACACAGCGACGTATGCAACCGTAACAGAACCGTACCAACTGTCGTCCTTCCTTGTTGGGGAAAGTCTCTCTCCTTTGGCAGCTTATGGACTGCCATATAAACCCCCTTGCAATCATTTCGTAACTCGTGGTCATTTCATCAGTGAATATACCCTGACCAAGTGACCATGAATTACGAAAAGTGTTGTCCCAAGTGAGGATACATAGTTTTCCAGGAAGGAGTCGCGCCAGCATCTCTCTTACGTACTTGAGATAGGAGACATGCTTTCCTCTATGGACCAGCAGAGGACTGCAGTTTTAAGTAGATAAGCGTTAATTATTTTTAGTATTTAGTTTAGTATTTTTTGTGGAGCAAGATCACCTTAGCTATGATGTGCCTACTACTTGAGGCACGCACAGAGATTAGTGAATTCTGTTCCAGTCACTGTGCCGGGTGTCCCACTATTTGTTTTCTATTATTAGTAGGATTTTGGGCTTTACTTAGTCGAGTCATAATGCTGAATCTTTTAGCCAACTGAATCCTGATGAAGTCCATAGATGTGTATGGGACTATAGTCCATAGCTTTGACCAAGCTATTTTGCCCAAGATGGACCTTAGCGCGCATACGACTAGTTTGGACACTTTCACTCTTCTATGTTCTGATTATAGTGACACAGTGGTTACAGAATAAATTAATACATTGTATTATAATTTTACTTTGTGTCCAGCCTCCTTATGTAGGTACCAGATGGGCAACAGACCATAGACTATTTCAAATTTACAACTATTGTAACTCTTGATCATAGTTAATATCTAACCTAAACCATTATGACTGGGGACATATTTCCTGTTTACTACTAGCATGGATTTCAAACATTGGCTGTTTGAGCCACATTTCTGCAACTGTTGAACCAGTGGATCCTGATGTAGTCCATAGATGTGCATGAGCACAGGGTATATCTGTGCCGTAGAATTTTGGGCCCTTATGGGCTCTGCTTACATGCAATAAGTTCAGATAAGACCCACCCCTCCGTTACTCGGATGTAATAACTTTGGGATAACATGATGCCTGAAAATATTGGTTTAAAATTATTCTCTTCACTCCACCACATTTCCCACCTATTAAACATGGAGAAGACCACAGATGGTTTTGgatatatggaaaatagctgaagcgctcaaatgcaggtatatctcaaaatgataataagccagaccactgtaccagggtactaacaattgatatagtacctattgtgtcatataatgggtactatcctcctgaagacagatggtgtgtggtgcaacccactcaccatcagtctcattggcaggttcccctgaaaaatatgcaaatactcacatcctggtagggcaggcaggcaggctgtgcagctactcaatgcaatacagggaaaagggagaccaaaaagcgcaccagcacaaacggagcaggaagaacccaagacaaaaaaatgattaaaatggcactttaatgtggcaaaagacccatccaatgcatttcgaacgtcgcagcgttctttttcaaggataaaacacaatgtgataacatccattatataccctcttacctgtgggccatttcgcgccaaaaatcagaacctgatgacgtcataacagagcgactcagtgccgatctaagggcaaaaggaagtaccaaaggcagtgtggccatcttggatgtgggcaaacataggaacacaataacaaagctttattgaccattccagcagaacaaaatacattgctgctaactggacaagcatatttaaacgaaataaagctatattaaactaaactaatgcttaataaagggtactattatatcaagaaaaaacatgaacaaggtggattaaaaaactagctgtgttgcaactaagttatatctATTGTGAAGCagtgacgcactaaagacgcgaccggccgagagacgctgccggatgacgtcacacgccggcgTGGACCAACCCGGAAGAAGCGTGGCGATCAACCCTCAAGAATAACTGCTGAGGgctccgtgaaggcgcgggaaggttccGAAACCGGATACCAGCATTCTGAGGGAGGACGTCCAGTAACCGgtgtctgtatcctgctgtgcctgccgagtggtaacatatCCCTAATATGTCATGCTAATAACCCTTtttgttgatgtacgtgcaatactcacccttacactataaataattattttattatactacacaatggtttttttgcgctgttctttttttgtttttatataccaGAGAAAGATCCGAAGGCGAGGATCATTATTATACTGTTGACTTGGAGTTTATTGACATGCATGTCTTATTTAATGGTATAAGGTAACTAGGAAAGCTATAGCCGCAAACTCACAGATTGTGAAAGTAAGTGTTTTAACAAACAATGTCATGTCAATGTGTTTAAAGAAGTGCTCAGGGCGTGGAAAAAAAGACCCTCTATTGAAATTAAAGTGCGCCATCTATTATACAGAGAACAAGGTTTAATAATGAATATGTACTGTAATTGCTTTGTATTTGTTGTTGGTTTTCTTTTAAGTGAGAAATGTACCTGTAATAGTTTGTAGCTGTGTACTTTATGCATTTTGGACATTTCCACAGAATCCATTTTGCTTTTATTATTGGGATCCACGATTGGTtctgtattttgttttaattCATTGTTAGAAATGGGTGTATATATTTACGAACAAGGCACATCTTTTTGGGATATTCTACATAGTGTGGCTGCAGTAtacttactgtatactgtatataattcctGTAAAGGGCgacagcatacagtactgtatttgccTTGTGCATTTTTAAAATGTGATTGCGGTTTCTGCCAGAGCCCTGTGTTTCTAGTGGTGCCTGCCAACCTGAATCTCTCTGAACAACACCTCTTTATTATTAAATAATTTATTACATTGGAGAATTTCTGGCTGCGAATACCAGTATTCAGAACAATAAAAGCCACCCCAAGTACAAATACAGAGTAAGAGGGAATGCACCTttaaaagtgatttttttttcatCAGGAGAGAGATTGTGAAAGACGCTGGGAAAAAGTGCACATTTAAAACGTTCCCATGTATTGCGATAAGTGTCATATATTAGCGATACCATggagcaatatttttttttactgataaTCCTGCTTTCCTGCTTCTGTTCTTGCATTGTGGAAACACCAATGAATGACTTCCCTAGTGTGTTCCTTTAATTTggccaatataaaaaaataagagTCAAGTGAGATGGGAAAGATAATGTCACATGTCTTTATTAAGAGAAGATGTAATATTTTAAATCAACAAGAACAAAAATTAAGTTGCCCCCTGCCCAGTAAAACTTCTTCCCTGGTGCGAGGTGCTGTGCCACGTTTTCCATGGAGTCAAATGTCACAGCTTTTTTCAGCAATGCTCGTTTGAAGTCCTGTTATCACTGACGACTTCACTGAAGAAGCATATTCTTGTGCAGGCTCAGACTCTGGTAGAGGCAGTTCAGACTCTGTGTTATCACCATGGGGAGACCAATCTCTGGGTACACTGCACATAGAGAGGGCCTGCTACAGAGAGGGCATGCTCGCCTGAGCTATCGTCAAAATGCAAACTGCCCAGTATTTCCGTGATGGCATCCAGGTGTCTGCTGCTTGAGGATAAATCATAACCTTTGAAATAAGCATCACCTTCTTCTCCAGTTAGCATGTCTGTGGTGCTGGCTGTTTCAGACGTCGCTAGGGAACGGCTGGACACAGGGATTGTGGAGCCAGTGCAGTAATTTTTAATAGACAGAAAGGTATTGCTGTCATTTTCACCAGAGACATTCATTGGCGTTTTGCTGTCACTATTAATGTTGTGCTTCTTCTTTTGGTGCCTCGTGCCCTCTGCTGCTTTACCTTCATAGTCATACACTATTTCCACACTGTGGCTTTTCTCCTTCTTCCTCCATTTCTGCTTTGGCTCACTAAAGAAGTCAATTGACTCATTATTGTAACCCCATGTGCACCTAGCTTGGGAGGATTTGCCTACCTGTGTACTATCCTCTTTTTCCTTGCCATGTTGGGTTTCCTGATAGCTCGCTTCCTTTTCCTCATTCTCCAGATGGTGGGTTTTATACTTCCTCTTCCCGCTGGGCTTGTCTGAATGGGTGTGCGCTGTCCTGGACATACTCATACAACTGCTGTAACGACTCCTTGAATGGTATCTGTCATGGTGATACTGTTTGCTAGAAATGTTTCCCCTTGCTCTCTTTGTGTCTTTGCTCTCAGAGTAAGAGTGTATGCTGTACTCCGGCCTGGAAGAAGGGACATTTGGCTTCCTAACATCCGCATCGTCTGGTGATATGACGATGATAGCTGACTCTGAGCATCTTCCTTCCTGGTATGATGGGTCAGGGCAGTCATAATTGGCACGCTGGTCATACGCCTCCATGCTGTAGGGGCAGCGGGCAAAGTTGATGAACTCGTGCAGGAAGTGGTCGGTGAGGTGCAGCAGAAATGGCCTCAGGTCCTCAACAAAGGCTTGGCTCTCCATGTCATAGCGCGTCACATTGCTCATGATGATGTGCTGCACTTTGTTGATGCGGGAACCGTGGCTGCCAAACAGGATAGTCAGCTCCCTCTTCAACCAGGGCATGAGGCGGTGAAGGGAAGAAGATTTTTTTCTGAAGAACTCAGCAGAGATATCCCGGTTCTGGCCTCCGTCCTGGATGTTTCTGACGTGTACTCCAGAGCGATACAGAGCCCTCCTGAAGTTGATAAGCTCCTGCTCTTGGATCTGCCTCATGAACTGCCCCTCTGTGCTTGCCTGTCTCCTGGAGGCCAGCCTCCATATAATCTGGTTAATATCTCTGCCCCATTGCAGTGAAGTCTGATTTGAAAGCCCCTCAAACATAATCTCGTTGTCCAGAGGTGTGAATGTACTACATAAGGACGAGGATCTCAGGGGTTGGATGGGTATCCGGCAGTCTCTGGTCAAGGTAGGGGAATACTGAAACTGATGCCCATCTGAACTGGCAAAGGGACCATTCATTGTGGGCCTCGGAATGTATTCCTTGAAGTCATCCTTGGCCTTGAGGCTATGGAAGATGGAGTGGAAGGGCTGCTTACATAGGGGGCACTCTGCTTTGGTTTTTGACCACTCTTGAATGCAGCTGAAGCAGAACTTGTGCCGGCATGGGTCCAGGTGGGACAGGTTATCAAACCTGTACAGGCAAATAGGGCACTTGTACTCCAGGGAGGCAACCGCTGGCATACAGTGGACCTGTGATGTACCAACCTGTGGCGAAAAGCTGCCATCTACCATCAATTCCTCAGTTGATGATGCCATCACCTgtgaaaataattaaaatataaaagaACCAGTTCTGccaaaaaatattcatgtttcTGTATACATGCAGATTTTATTACTATAAAAGTTGGTGTGATTATAAACAGATGTAGTAGCCGTTATTACTGCCGCTGGTGTGCTGCAGCAGAACACACACAATGCgtctaaatgcattactgtagcTGTGCATGAAAAGGGGGTGGAGCTAATGAGCCAGCAAATGCAAGAAcaccggctacatctgtatgtatgtgtacataaataaatatacagtatatataaaaagagataaCTAGTAGCGCCAACCCAAATGAGACAATATTACACAATCAGTATGTGAAGGGAAGTGATAGATTACTATTCATATAGGGGCACAAAAGTGCCTAATAAGTGAATGAAAATATATAatggaataatatatatatatatatatatatatatatatatatatatatatataaatatatatatatatatataaaatataaatttatataaacaatgtaaaaataaataacatgtaAAAAATAATTCCCAGATGGAATCACATCAGATGGTGGGGGTCATGGCAGCTTTCAAAGGGATGAACCACATCTGATTGGTAACCTAAAAGAAACGAAAGCGCACACCATATAGCGTAAAAAAAGTACAGCCATTTAAtacgagggggaggggaaaaccGTGCACTCACAGGGAAAGAAGATTAAaaagcagtgtgtgaaatatcGCCAGCCAGCGATCTCTCTGTGTAGAGCCTCAGTCCCAGCAGTCCTATTGTGAAGGAAATGTAGGCAGGTCCCTGGGGACTCTAACCGGAAAAATTTCAATTGTATTTAAAGTGGGAGTCCTTGATGTATAAAGTTTGAATTCCGCGGCCAAAACACTCAGACCAGGACCTGGCCTCATCAACTCACTGCGTGATGATGTAGTGACGTCATCCTAACGCGTTTTGTCACACGAAATGGCGACTTCTTCTACATTTCCTTCACTAGGTGACTGCCTGGACTGAGGCTCTACACGGAGGGATCGCTGGCTGGTGATATTTCCCACACTGCTGTTAAATCGTCTTTCCTTGTGAGTGCACTTGTTTCCCCTCCCCACTCATGTATTAAAtggttgtgctttttttttttacgttatggggcgtgcgctttcttttcttttatattgTAACAGGGgaattatccctgttcaggtattgtgcctctaatccagcagtgtggtggttaactgctggtagtcaattaacaaacaccacctgcctgattagattgcttagaaaagcctgtcttttgagagaggaagtgagactccttagctcacacctgagctgaacttggagac
Coding sequences within:
- the LOC142487361 gene encoding E3 ubiquitin-protein ligase Topors-like yields the protein MRERILRHQRAGRREEVTDPVMASSTEELMVDGSFSPQVGTSQVHCMPAVASLEYKCPICLYRFDNLSHLDPCRHKFCFSCIQEWSKTKAECPLCKQPFHSIFHSLKAKDDFKEYIPRPTMNGPFASSDGHQFQYSPTLTRDCRIPIQPLRSSSLCSTFTPLDNEIMFEGLSNQTSLQWGRDINQIIWRLASRRQASTEGQFMRQIQEQELINFRRALYRSGVHVRNIQDGGQNRDISAEFFRKKSSSLHRLMPWLKRELTILFGSHGSRINKVQHIIMSNVTRYDMESQAFVEDLRPFLLHLTDHFLHEFINFARCPYSMEAYDQRANYDCPDPSYQEGRCSESAIIVISPDDADVRKPNVPSSRPEYSIHSYSESKDTKRARGNISSKQYHHDRYHSRSRYSSCMSMSRTAHTHSDKPSGKRKYKTHHLENEEKEASYQETQHGKEKEDSTQVGKSSQARCTWGYNNESIDFFSEPKQKWRKKEKSHSVEIVYDYEGKAAEGTRHQKKKHNINSDSKTPMNVSGENDSNTFLSIKNYCTGSTIPVSSRSLATSETASTTDMLTGEEGDAYFKGYDLSSSSRHLDAITEILGSLHFDDSSGEHALSVAGPLYVQCTQRLVSPW